The following are encoded in a window of Perca fluviatilis chromosome 21, GENO_Pfluv_1.0, whole genome shotgun sequence genomic DNA:
- the ndr2 gene encoding nodal-related 2, which yields MRSLGALTVALHASLLVLLARGIQMTSDGVYKRPLQRFPVVDRSTGYHLPTYMMHLYRNFKSNFSRPLDTMEQDAAKQADTVKSVMAKSLTYRERRWIATFDLHALLADKQIQAAELRIRPPRTPSASNITLEVYHQHGEACQTHKSCQERQLVGLLTESSLVTSSQSWKVFNMTKPLLGWLSRESAAERIPHKRVSRRRRVVKTKRGLSLPDQPVFVASPRREQDVSDRALLVIFSQTGSDENSKVKASLLHTAEQSKFLSPAEIKRARWPKRRRSKRGQADQTVRSLEASKRGSEISLCRRVDLHVDFNQIGWGSWIIFPKRYNAYRCEGPCPGPLGEELNPTNHAYMQSLLKHYHPDRVASPCCAPTKMSPLSMLYYENGEMLLRHHEDMIVDECGCQ from the exons ATGCGTTCATTGGGAGCTCTGACTGTTGCGCTGCACGCATCTCTGCTGGTGCTGCTGGCTCGGGGGATTCAAATGACCAGTGATGGAGTTTATAAGAGGCCGTTGCAGCGTTTTCCCGTGGTGGACCGATCAACCGGGTACCACTTGCCAACCTACATGATGCATCTCTACAGGAATTTCAAATCCAACTTTTCCAGGCCTTTGGATACTATGGAGCAAGATGCCGCAAAGCAAGCAGACACCGTGAAGAGTGTGATGGCTAAAA GTTTGACGTACAGAGAGAGGCGCTGGATTGCGACCTTTGACCTCCATGCCCTGCTGGCTGACAAACAGATCCAGGCGGCAGAGCTACGAATCAGGCCTCCTCGGACACCGAGTGCTTCCAACATCACTTTGGAGGTCTATCACCAGCATGGCGAGGCGTGCCAAACGCACAAGAGCTGCCAGGAACGGCAGCTGGTGGGGCTGCTCACTGAATCATCACTGGTCACTTCATCACAGAGCTGGAAAGTGTTCAACATGACAAAACCTCTCTTGGGCTGGCTCAGTCGAGAATCAGCGGCAGAGAGAATTCCCCACAAAAGAGTGTCGAGAAGAAGGAGAGTGGTAAAGACAAAGAGAGGCCTGTCACTTCCTGATCAGCCGGTCTTTGTGGCGAGTCCAAGAAGAGAGCAGGACGTGAGTGACCGGGCCTTGTTGGTCATCTTCTCACAAACTGGCTCTGATGAAAACTCAAAGGTCAAAGCGAGCTTACTCCACACAGCTGAACAATCCAAGTTCTTGTCCCCTGCTGAAATCAAAAGGGCCCGCTGGCCAAAGAGGCGCAGGAGCAAACGGGGCCAGGCGGACCAAACTGTGAGAAGCCTGGAGGCGTCCAAAAGAGGGAGTGAAATATCTCTCTGTCGCAGAGTCGACCTGCATGTAGACTTTAATCAAATTGGCTGGGGGTCCTGGATCATCTTTCCTAAAAGATATAACGCCTACCGCTGTGAGGGTCCCTGCCCTGGTCCCCTGGGAGAAGAACTCAATCCAACCAATCATGCTTACATGCAG AGTTTACTGAAACATTACCACCCTGACAGAGTGGCATCGCCCTGCTGTGCCCCAACCAAAATGAGCCCATTAAGCATGCTGTACTACGAGAACGGAGAAATGCTCCTTCGACATCACGAAGACATGATTGTGGATGAATGTGGCTGCCAGTGA
- the pald1a gene encoding paladin isoform X3, with protein sequence MAENKQQRKGSGSTNRSSSHTCLWSMGTTASAAPQPVSVAPPLESVLANGMADSRQSLSMSPFQTVNIHNNKAKSIITNKVAPVVITYNCRQEFQIHDEILKTNYKVGRISDTMPEHYLVQGEYFMVQDVYSKTDVLNTTGSYGAPNFRQVKGSYPLYGMGQPSLNGFRHVLQRLQAQGHEEVIFFCVREEPVVFLHKDDNFVPYTPRRKENLHENLHGLEKEELVESLEITIRKELHDFAKLNENIFYVYNDIEYFKDEPQKISITCEEDIHVTEEVYKRPMFTMPAYRYFRLPLPMEGAPLEEDFDAFVNILRERPSLSLGHDASRPLPALLFSCQVGVGRTNLAMILGTLVMNRVRGDSQLQVEEAAASEPKPLFQVIQSLINKLPNGQQVMEEVDQAISLCSEMHNIKAAIYENKSKLEGIGEDYQIQGSSTKDYFLNRTMQSLERYFYLIVFNAYLHEQYPLAFVSNFSQWMCCHTWLYRLLACMDLSELSAPAELVTRGARVLVADECLAPDVLSTVKEMKAVNFRRVPKMPVYGMAQPTSEATGAVLAHLTDEKRKHNHVLWVNLQEELVLEGNGQIFTPREPLCLDQHIPIPLSDPQLIEKLEMSLKEEILRAQKWLEVTLEQEKQMKMFKSCLTVQEIFNQHKSSHPGLVSKRIPLPDCSAPTEEDFDKLLEAMKSALAEDSHSAFVFNCSNGKGRTTTAMVVSVLTLWHFNGFPEFGDDEFVSVPDAKYTKGEFEVVMQLVRLLPDGHRMKREVDMALDSVSETMTPMHYHLREIIICTYRQIKSGKTEKECQQLLLRSLQYLERYIYLILFNTYLHLEKKDSWQRSFTLWMEQL encoded by the exons ATGGCGGAAAACAAGCAGCAAAGAAAAGGATCTGGAAGTACAAATCGCTCCTCATCTCACAC CTGCTTGTGGAGCATGGGTACAACTGCCAGTGCTGCGCCACAGCCTGTTTCTGTAGCGCCGCCACTTGAGAGTGTCCTTGCCAACGGGATGGCCGACAGCAGGCAGTCTCTCAGTATGAGCCCCTTTCAGACAGTCAACATCCACAACAACAAGGCCAAGTCCATTATCACCAACAAAGTCGCACCTGTCGTCATCAC GTATAATTGCAGACAGGAATTTCAGATTCACGATGAAATCCTCAAGACCAACTACAAAGTGGGCCGGATATCAGACACTATGCCCGAGCACTACTTGGTGCAG GGGGAGTACTTCATGGTCCAGGATGTGTACAGCAAGACAGATGTCCTCAATACCACGGGCAGCTATGGAGCGCCCAACTTCCGCCAAGTCAAGGGATCCTACCCGCTGTATGGGATGGGTCAGCCGAGCCTGAATGGCTTCAGACACGTTCTTCAGAGGCTCCAGGCACAAGGACACGAG GAGGTTATATTCTTCTGTGTAAGAGAGGAGCCGGTGGTTTTCCTGCACAAGGACGACAACTTTGTGCCGTACACCCCCAGGAGGAAGGAAAACCTCCATGAGAACCTTCATGGCCTGGAAAAGGAGGAGCTGGTGGAGAGCCTGGAGATCACTATTAGGAAGGAG CTTCACGACTTTGCCAAGCTCAACGAAAACATCTTCTACGTCTACAATGATATCGAGTACTTTAAAGACGAGCCACAGAAGATCTCCATCACGTGTGAGGAGGACATCCATGTGACTGAGGAGGTCTATAAGAGGCCCATGTTCACCATGCCGGCTTACAG GTACTTCAGATTACCACTACCAATGGAGGGAGCACCATTGGAAGAAGACTTTGACGCATTTGTAAACATACTCAGG GAGAGGCCCAGCTTGTCTCTGGGCCACGATGCGTCCCGTCCGCTGCCTGCTCTGCTCTTCAGCTGCCAGGTGGGCGTCGGCCGAACCAATCTAGCCATGATCCTGGGCACTCTGGTCATGAATCGTGTGAGGGGTGATTCACAACTACA AGTTGAGGAAGCTGCGGCTTCAGAGCCCAAACCATTGTTTCAGGTCATCCAGTCTCTGATCAACAAGCTACCTAATGGACAGCAGGTCATGGAAGAG GTTGACCAGGCTATCTCCCTGTGTTCAGAAATGCACAACATAAAAGCAGCAATATATGAAAACAAGAGTAAGCTGGAAGGGATCGGAGAAGATTATCAAATTCAG GGAAGCAGTACCAAAGACTACTTTCTTAACAGAACCATGCAGAGCTTGGAGCGCTACTTCTACTTGATTGTATTTAATGCATACCTTCATGAACAG TATCCTCTTGCCTTTGTGTCCAACTTCAGCCAGTGGATGTGCTGCCATACATGGCTGTACAGGTTACTGGCCTGCATGGACCTATCAGAGTTGTCGGCTCCGGCCGAACTGGTCACCAGAGGAGCTCGCGTCCTG GTTGCTGATGAGTGTTTGGCTCCTGACGTGCTCAGCACAGTGAAGGAGATGAAGGCGGTCAACTTCAGACGAGTGCCCAAGATGCCTGTTTATGGAATGGCTCAGCCAACATCAGAG GCTACCGGAGCAGTTTTGGCCCATCTGACGGATGAGAAGAGGAAGCACAACCACGTGTTGTGGGTCAACTTGCAGGAGGAGCTGGTGCTGGAAGGGAACGGTCAGATTTTTACACCAAGGGAGCCTTTGTGCCTGGACCAGCACATTCCTATCCCATTGTCTGACCCACAGCTAATAGAG AAACTGGAGATGTCTCTGAAAGAGGAGATCCTGCGAGCTCAGAAGTGGCTGGAGGTGACCCTGGAGCAAGAGAAACAGATGAAGATGTTTAAAAGCTGCCTGACAGTCCAGGAGATCTTCAACCAGCACAAAAGCTCCCACCCAGGCCTCGTCAGCAAACGCATCCCCCTGCCGGACTGCAGCGCGCCCACCGAGGAG GATTTTGATAAGCTGTTGGAGGCCATGAAGAGTGCCTTGGCTGAGGACTCTCACTCAGCCTTCGTTTTTAACTGCTCCAACGGCAAAGGCAGGACCACGACCGCCATGGTTGTCTCTGTTCTGACTCTGTGGCACTTTAAT GGTTTTCCAGAGTTTGGCGATGATGAGTTTGTGAGTGTTCCTGACGCCAAATACACAAAAGGAGAATTTGAG GTTGTAATGCAGCTGGTGCGTCTGCTCCCTGATGGCCATAGGATGAAGAGGGAGGTGGATATGGCCCTGGACTCTGTCAGCGAGACCATGACCCCCATGCACTACCATCTGCGAGAGATCATCATCTGCACGTACAGACAG
- the lrrc20 gene encoding leucine-rich repeat-containing protein 20, producing MGEAVANVARRVNATVEEEKDTLDLSNCKLISFPDGVFRVLKGVSENIRIITLADNEMKAISSKFFSTFTQLRELDLQGNVLTKLPDAVGEMEHLTSINLANNSFSIFPEKITEIATLERVNLEGNSITEIPVEKLSDMPALKWLNVRSNPLDSNTQSALQSLSNILSTTEF from the exons ATGGGCGAGGCAGTCGCAAATGTGGCCCGGAGGGTTAATGCAACCGTGGAGGAGGAAAAGGATACATTGG ACCTGTCAAACTGCAAGCTCATTTCGTTCCCagacggtgtgttcagggtccTGAAGGGTGTCTCAGAGAACATCCGCATTATCACACTGGCTGACAATGAGATGAAGGCCATTTCCAGCAAATTCTTTTCAACCTTCACGCAGCTGAGAG AACTGGACCTGCAAGGAAATGTTCTCACCAAGCTGCCTGATGCCGTGGGAGAAATGGAACATTTGACCTCCATTAATCTGGCTAATAACAGCTTCTCCATCTTCCCTGAAAAAATTACTGAAATAGCCACATTGGAAAGGGTTAACCTGGAGGGAAATAGCATCACCG AAATACCAGTGGAGAAGTTGTCCGACATGCCAGCACTGAAGTGGCTGAATGTGAGGTCAAACCCTCTGGACTCCAACACTCAGTCCGCTCTGCAATCTCTCTCCAACATTTTGTCAACAACAGAGTTCTAA